In a single window of the Pseudodesulfovibrio profundus genome:
- a CDS encoding MFS transporter produces MRRVYLDTNLQLIFGVTLMAILGVSSIIPALPDIMQELDITPVQIGLVISIFTLPGVLLSPLVGVLADRIGRKVILVPSLFVFGGFGFACFFAQSFEQLLVLRFLQGVGAGPLGVIYATIIGDLYEGKERGQAMGYNASVLSIGTAAFPAVGGVLALIGWKWPFLLPLLAIPLGLAISTRLDSPEPSNNSSLKEYFSEALTRMKTKQALSLFATTLVTFIILYGPIVTYLPILLDTRFDANPASIGLVFLISSGFSGLASFQLGRLSSSFGQRPLLIAAAILYGFSMVLMPMAPGIWHVIPPVICFGLAQGLNIPTVMTMISSLAPMEQRGAFMAANGFLLRLAQTLAPIFMGGIYGLFGMQAIFITGLLCAVAILLLALLVIRNTDTP; encoded by the coding sequence TTGCGACGCGTCTATCTCGATACGAATCTCCAACTGATCTTCGGCGTCACGCTGATGGCAATCCTCGGGGTTTCGTCCATCATCCCGGCCCTGCCCGACATCATGCAGGAGCTGGACATAACGCCTGTACAGATCGGACTGGTCATCTCCATTTTCACCCTGCCAGGCGTCCTCTTGTCGCCGCTGGTCGGGGTACTGGCTGACCGCATCGGCCGCAAGGTCATCCTCGTACCTTCCCTGTTCGTCTTCGGCGGGTTCGGCTTTGCCTGTTTTTTTGCCCAGTCATTCGAGCAACTTCTGGTTCTGCGATTTTTGCAAGGCGTGGGCGCAGGACCACTGGGCGTCATCTACGCAACCATCATCGGCGATCTGTACGAGGGCAAAGAGCGCGGGCAGGCCATGGGCTACAACGCCAGCGTTCTGTCCATCGGTACGGCAGCGTTTCCTGCCGTCGGTGGCGTACTTGCCTTGATCGGCTGGAAGTGGCCATTTCTCCTACCATTGCTGGCAATCCCCCTCGGGCTGGCCATTTCCACGCGGCTCGACAGCCCGGAACCAAGCAATAACAGTAGTCTCAAAGAATATTTCAGCGAAGCCTTGACCCGGATGAAGACGAAACAGGCACTCAGCCTGTTCGCCACGACACTGGTGACCTTCATCATCCTGTATGGTCCCATTGTCACCTATCTGCCTATCCTGCTCGATACGCGCTTCGATGCGAACCCGGCTTCCATCGGTCTGGTTTTCCTCATTTCCTCGGGCTTCTCCGGGCTTGCCTCCTTTCAGTTGGGCCGCCTTTCAAGCTCCTTCGGCCAGCGACCACTGCTGATTGCGGCCGCCATCCTGTACGGATTTTCCATGGTGCTCATGCCCATGGCCCCCGGCATCTGGCATGTGATTCCACCTGTCATCTGCTTTGGTCTGGCTCAGGGGCTGAACATCCCGACGGTCATGACAATGATATCCTCCCTCGCCCCCATGGAACAACGCGGGGCGTTCATGGCAGCCAACGGTTTCCTGCTGCGACTGGCGCAGACACTGGCCCCGATTTTCATGGGCGGCATCTATGGTCTTTTCGGCATGCAGGCGATCTTCATCACCGGCCTGCTCTGTGCCGTTGCCATTCTGCTGCTGGCTCTTCTGGTCATCCGTAATACGGATACGCCCTAA
- a CDS encoding PadR family transcriptional regulator: MSKKVGGGKPQRYIQPSLLMALTAGPSYGYQLIQTIGEYGFLRGDAPPGMIYRHLRQMDEEGLVESKWDSEGDGPAKRVYAITPEGAEVLEAWVLHMERQRDVLDDFIRKYKGA; this comes from the coding sequence ATGTCCAAAAAAGTGGGCGGCGGTAAGCCGCAACGATACATACAGCCATCGCTTTTGATGGCGCTAACTGCCGGTCCTTCCTATGGATACCAGCTCATTCAGACCATTGGTGAATACGGTTTTTTGCGGGGCGATGCCCCTCCCGGGATGATCTACAGGCACCTCCGTCAAATGGATGAAGAGGGGCTGGTGGAATCGAAGTGGGATTCTGAAGGCGATGGACCGGCCAAGCGCGTCTATGCCATCACTCCAGAGGGCGCGGAAGTACTGGAAGCCTGGGTGCTCCACATGGAGCGGCAACGCGATGTGCTGGACGATTTTATCAGGAAGTATAAGGGCGCGTAG
- the proB gene encoding glutamate 5-kinase — protein MTRTDINRENLLENVRRVVIKVGSAVLTTPEGIDPHAIERLAAQIAILSNRNMEVVLVSSGAVAAGRQRICERMKNCSREYNDMASRQAASAIGQGRLMHDYDEAFARYDKATAQVLLTRSGLKRRSRFLNARNTMERLLEWGAIPIVNENDTVSTRELEFGDNDTLGAMCLGLVGADLFVNLTSADGVYDRNPDTNPDAKPIPVIENIACMDIEAMCDGKTNVGTGGMYSKLRAARRAAQLGVPTLIVSGKGPFDLVAALEGTCGGGTLVLPECKTVSSKKFWLAYHDDPCGSILIDKGAARALLTNGKSLLPIGISDIRGCFDREALVFIKTLDGDELGVGMSNFSSSELEQMKGKRTDEIELIFGADIPDEAVHRDNMLLDAAI, from the coding sequence ATGACGAGAACCGACATCAATCGCGAAAATCTGCTGGAAAACGTTCGGCGTGTGGTCATCAAAGTCGGCAGTGCCGTCCTGACCACTCCTGAAGGTATAGATCCCCATGCCATTGAACGGCTTGCCGCCCAGATCGCCATCTTGAGCAATCGGAACATGGAAGTCGTGCTGGTTTCATCCGGTGCCGTTGCTGCAGGTCGGCAGCGTATCTGCGAACGCATGAAAAACTGCAGTCGTGAATACAACGACATGGCATCACGCCAGGCCGCCTCTGCCATAGGTCAGGGACGCCTCATGCATGACTACGACGAAGCATTCGCCCGGTACGACAAGGCAACTGCACAGGTTCTGCTCACCCGAAGCGGGCTCAAGCGCAGGAGCCGGTTTCTCAACGCTCGCAACACCATGGAGCGCCTTCTTGAGTGGGGAGCCATTCCCATCGTCAATGAAAACGACACTGTCTCGACCCGCGAGCTGGAGTTCGGCGATAACGATACCCTCGGTGCCATGTGCCTCGGGCTGGTCGGTGCAGACCTGTTCGTGAACCTGACCAGTGCCGATGGCGTTTATGACCGCAATCCCGATACCAATCCCGACGCAAAGCCCATCCCCGTCATCGAAAACATCGCCTGCATGGACATTGAAGCCATGTGCGACGGCAAGACCAACGTGGGAACCGGCGGCATGTATTCCAAGCTCCGCGCCGCTCGACGAGCAGCCCAGTTGGGTGTGCCCACCCTGATTGTTTCCGGCAAAGGGCCATTTGATCTTGTTGCTGCGCTGGAAGGCACCTGCGGTGGCGGGACCCTGGTTCTGCCCGAGTGCAAGACGGTTTCGAGCAAGAAGTTCTGGCTGGCCTATCACGACGACCCTTGCGGTTCGATACTCATCGACAAAGGGGCTGCCAGAGCACTGCTGACCAATGGTAAATCACTGCTGCCCATCGGCATCAGCGACATTCGAGGCTGCTTTGACCGCGAAGCTTTGGTTTTCATCAAGACGCTGGACGGCGATGAACTGGGCGTTGGCATGTCCAACTTCTCTTCGAGCGAATTGGAACAGATGAAAGGCAAACGGACCGATGAAATTGAACTGATCTTCGGCGCCGACATTCCGGACGAAGCTGTTCACCGCGACAACATGCTTCTTGACGCTGCCATCTAA